The Methanocella sp. genomic interval CGTGCCGCTGGTCACGGGCAGCACGCTGCGCATCGGCGGCGACATGGTCATCGGGGACCGCATGACCGGCTGCGTCGGCGCCGTGGGAGTGGCGCAGGAGCTGACGGCCCGTATCCAGTCGAAGCCGGGGGACGTCATCATGGTCAGCGAAGGCGCAGGAGGAGGCACGGTCTCCACGACCGCCCTCTATTTTGGCATGCACGAAGTGGTCGAAAAGACCCTGAACGTGAAATTCCTCGAGGCCTGCGAAGCCCTTTTCGAGCACAACCTCATCGGTAAGATCCACGCGATGACCGACGTTACCAACGGCGGTATCCGGGGAGATGCCTACGAGATCGCGGGCACAGCCGGCGTAAAGCTGGTCTTCTACGAGGAGCGCCTGAGAAAGCTGGTCGACCCGACCGTGCTCAAGATGCTGGGCTCTCTAAAGATCGACTATCTGGGCGTATCCCTGGACGCGCTATTGATCATCGCGCCGCCCGAGAACGCGGAAATAATAATGGATGCCGTACGGAGTAAGGGCGTCCGGATCGATATTGTCGGTAAAGTTATGGAAGGCCATGGCGCATACCTCATTGAGAACGAGGTCGAGAGAGATTTCACACCGAAGTTCCGGGAATCCGCCTATACGCCGATCAAAAAGCTGGTCGGAGAAGAGACGCCCATGTCCTTCGAGGAAATGAAAAAGAAGGTCGACCAGGCGGCAACCCATGCAATCCAGAAGAAGGAGCGCATGGTCGCCCGTATCAGGAGTAGGGACCAGTCCCTGGCTCAAGCATCCGCAAAGCCGCAGAAGCTAAAATCGGACACATAGGCGATTTTTTCATTTTAGAGAAACTTTTTAAGGTCGTAATGGCTGTATAATCTAGAGCGACCATATTCAGGAGATATCATGCCGGGACCTAATATAACGATTACATTGATAGGCAGCAGGCTGGCGAAGACTGGGACGGCGTTCATCTATAGGGGCCCCCAGCCCGAGTGTGAGAATTGTAAGCTGAAGACGGTCTGCCTTAACCTGGAGAAGGGCAAGAAGTACCAGGTCGTCGCCCTCCGAAGCGGCAGCGAGCACGAGTGTAACTTACACGATACGAGCGTCCGTGCCGTCGAAGTATCGCCCTGCCCCATCGTCGTAGCCATCGAGTCCCGGAAGGCGTTTAACGGCTCGAAGCTAACCTACGAGGAGCTTGAGTGCGAGAAAACGTGTAGATCTTATGATGCCTGCCATCCCGCCGGGCTGGTGAGCGGCGAAAAATATACCATCGCCGAGGTTTATGACGAAGCGCCCGGGCCCTGTGAAAAAGGCTTGATATTAAAAAAAGTCCTATTAAAATAAAGACCGTGTGTGAGTTCACACGGTATCGCTATTTTCGGTCCTGCCATACAGGGCGAACTTAATCGTATCCCATAGCTGTTTTGCTGTAGAGATCAGGCATCCGAAAATGACAACGGCAAGCACGAACTTTATCAGGGTCGTCGGGCCCATAGAAAGCGCGGCGTTGAACGGGAACACTATCAGGAGCCATATGAACAGCAGGCTGACGGCAAGGTTCACGATCGTCTCGAGCAGGGACGGTATCCACTTCTGCCGGATGAGCAGATACGATAGCGCCACCAGGATGTTGATGATGGCGATGGCGTTAAAGTAGAGCACGAAAGGCGCGAACTTGTCTGACAGCAGCGGGACGAGCACAGGATTATTTCCAAAGCTCTGGATGAACGGGGCCTTCGTCCAGAATATGTTCAGCACGGCGAGCCATATGATGTTGGCGACAACCTTTGCCGTGACGTTGATCAGCGATGTCTTATCGTTCAAGCTCCTTTCGAACGCCTTCAGGCGGGCCTCGTAGGGCGTTTTCAGCGTGGTATTATAGAGGTACATGCAGAGGAATATGCCGGCGATCGCCACGATTGCCACGGCGAGGGCGAAGACGACCGACAGGATGATCTGCAGGACATCCTGCGCCGAGCCCGATCCGGGGAGCGTCATTTTCAACGTATCCGGCGATACCAGCCAGAGTATAGCGCCCACCGCCAGGAAAGCCGCGGCAATGCCCGCCAAAGATAATAAAGCCTTGCCCATGCCATGCTCCAGTATGGCTTTTTTCGCGGGATACATGGCGGCGATCTTTTTTGCGGGCCCCATCTTCGCGAGCACTTCTTTCACGATCTGCTCGGATACCGGCACTTTTCTCTCGGCGGCCAGCGCGTCGGCGCTGTCGAGTATGTGCGTCCGAAGTTCCCGGGCGACGTCGTTCTTCTGCTGCCCGCTCATGCCCTCCGTGGCCGCGTCGACGTACTCTTTTATCAATAACTGCTTCTTCAGCTCTTCTGCCATATCGCCGGGCTGTTTCCCGCCCAGGCTCTTCGCCATGTCGTCAATATAGTCCTTGTTGTAATCGTCAGTCATTTAATTCACCCCATTCATGTCGTTTTCCAGATTTCCCATCGCCAGCTCGATAGATCTCATCGATTCCAGCAACTTTCCACGTATTTCACGCCCATAATCGGTAATCGTGTAGTATTTTCTCGGCCTGGGGCCTTCGGTGACCCACCGGCTGCTCAATATGCTCTCGTCCTCAAGGCGCCTCAGAATCGGATAAAGCGTCCCCTCTTCCACTCCCAGCCCAGCGTCCTTGAGGCTCTTGATGATGTCGTAGCCATAGCGCTCCTTCTCCAGGAGGCACATCACGGCGACCTGCATCACCCCGCGTTTCACCTCGGTCTCGAAGCGTTCAAAGATATCGTCCATGGTATCACTTGCATAGTCATATAATGTGTGATGCAATTAATTGTATCACAAACTATACTGTATCACTCTAAGTATATAAAACGATCGATTGATGATGACAACCTGGCGTAGGTAGAATAGTAACAGGCCATTGATTGCTTATCCTGGACGATATAGCCGCTAAATGAGATAATATTTTATAGATTTACGTTTTAACCAGCTACGTTTTATATGGAAGAGCGAAGCAAGGGGACCGGCATAAAAACAATAGCCCATTTTATGTTCGGCGTCGGAGTTATAGACCTTATATTTATTTTTCTACTCTTTGCTATAGCACAGGCAGGTTTCCTTGCAGGGGCCCCGATCTCTCGCTATAACTTAATAATCGCCCTGGCATTTACCGCCATCGCCAGTATCTTATTATCGAAGTATGGGCCGGGACAAAACGGAAAGGCGAATTTAATTTTTGCCGCCGCCGCACTGGTCGTTTTTTTAGTCCTCCTGCTGGCAAGCGGCGCGATAGCAGACAGCTTTTATGATGTCTCCTATGACGGCCAGTGGTACCACCAGGGCGCAATTTACCTCTTAATGAACGGCTTTAACCCTATATACCAGCAGACACCAGGAAATTTCTCTGGCGGGTTGTACATCGACCATTACCCGCTGGGATTCGAGACCGCTTCTGCGGTCATCACATCCTTTACGCACCACATCGAAGATGGGAAACTGCTAAACGTCTTTTTAATGGTCACTTCATTCCTGCTCATCTTCCCGATCATCTTCTTCGCCTTTCCCGAAATTAACCAGGCTTTCACTCTTATAGTCTCCTTACTCTGCGCATTTAACCCGGTCTGCATCTATCAGTCTCTAAGCTATTACGTGGACGGTGCCTCGGCATCTCTGCTGGCGATACTAGTATTTTTACTGATACTAGCCTATAAAAAGCTGGACAGGCTTTTATTTATCGTTATCTCCCTCGTGGTCATGCTGTCTGTTAATATAAAATTTTTTAACCTGGCCTATGTAATCGTCCTGGTAGTCGGGTTTATCATTATCGCCCAAATCGGACATCGGACAACAAGGCTCCATTATCTCCTGGTGTTTTCGCTGCTCATCGGCTTATTGTTCGGGGCCCACCCGTACATAGCGAACCTGGTCAGTCACGGCACACCATTCTATCCGGTGAACGGCCTTAGCCCGGACATGATATCCGGCGATACGCCGGCCAACCTGGCGGGAAAAAATAGCATGGAGCAGCTTGTCATATCCCTGTTCGCCCGGGCCGATACCAGTAAAAGCGATGCCCTGCTAAAAGTACCATTGACATATACGAATGAAGAGCTCAGGTCATTCACGATGACCGACCCCAGGGTCGGCGGATTCGGCCCGATGTTCAGCGCTGTCGTTATACTGACCATTCTCTATTTGATATTAATACCCTTCATAAAATTAGAAAATGCGAATCCTTTAATTCACGTGATTCTACCTATGTGTTTACTCTTGATCATCACTGTATTGATCAATCCCGCAAGCTGGTGGGCCCGATATGTCCCGCAACTATGGCTGGTCCCGATATTATTGATGATCGACGCATGGCAGAGGCTTAGGGGCATGCAAAAACTGTTCATTTTCGCGATGGTGATGGTGCTGATAATGAACATATGGCTGATCGCCAGTAGCTATTATAGCTATCAGGAAAATACGACATACAAAATTAACCAGCAAATCGACGAGATCCGGCCCCTCACCCAACACAAGATACCATGGCTCTATTGTGGAGCATTTCCCGCCGTTCAGGACCGCTATATCGAGCATGGCATAAACTTTACTTTCACGGATAAACCCCCCGACGATACATGGGCCCCGCTCGCCGAAGTCGTAGACTCATACGGGCAGGTCATGTTTTATTACTAAAATACCGAGTTGAATAATGGCGGTTGTCCGCGCAGCATCTCTAAAAATAAAAAATTCGCGAGCCCTGCTATTCAGGGCTCATTCGCTTTTTTCGGCCAGGTCGGATTCGTCGAACGTCTCCTTATAAGTCACATGCCTATAGCCGACAAAGCTGGTCAGGAATCTGGCGATAAGCACCTTGCCTATCGCCCACTCCTCGCTCAGGTAGTATTCCTTCGGCACGTCGATGGTGATCGTGTCGCCCACGGTCTCATACTTTGCTTCGGGGCCGATATAGCCGTGAATGATCGCATCCGTCTTCTCGCCCTTATCCTCGAGGACGTCCTCGATCCTGTAATCGAAGGTCAGAGTCTTGCCAGCCAGGGGCTCGTTATAGTCCACCCGGACACGGCCGCCGCTGACGCTCTCGATGACGCCGACCCGCCCATCCGACTCGATCCAGGCTCCCGGCTCGGGCTTCTTGTCGAACTTTTTAGTCGAAACTGTCTCGATAAGCTCGAGGCTCCTGAAGCCATAGCCCTTCTCCGGGGGCACCGTCACCGTGCCCTTATGGCCTTTCTTCTTGCCAGGTAAGTCCTCTTCCAGGCCCTGGACGAGCGTGTTCGAGCCCACGACGACGGTCATCGGCTCGTAGGTCCGCTTCTCGTCGTAAATCTCATTCTGCTTCGCGACGTCCGCATCGGTCGTGTCGAACACGGAGCCATTGTCGAGCTTTCCCGTGAAGGACAATTTTATGATATCTCCTTTTGTGATCGCCATAAGTTCCATCTCACATAAACAGAGGTTATGTTACATCTGCATTAAGGTACATAAGGTATAAAAAAGTAGGCAGGCCGTTGAGAGCGGCCGGCTATATTATTCTTTCTTCTCTTCAGGCGCGGGGGTTTCCTCGACCTTCGGAGCTATGGGCTTCGTATAAGTCTCCTGGAAGACGACTTCCTTAATGTCGTCCTGCTCCAGGATATCGTTGGCCGCGACGCTCTTGGCGATCGCCCAGCGCTGGTTGTAGGAAAGCTCCCGGGGGACCTCGACGATGACCTTATCGCCTTCAGTCTTGTGTCCGATGTCCTGGCCCGCGTACAGCTTCATGATGGCATCGATCTTCCTGTCGGTACCCTCGATTAATTCGTCTACAGCGTAATCGTAAGTCAGCGTCTCTCCCGCCAGCGCGGGGTTGAAGTTGATGCGCACGCGGCCGCCCGCGGTGCTCTCCACCATGCCCGTCCGGTTCTGTACCTGGACGCGCATGCCGGGCTTGACCTTTTCCTTGAACTTCTTGGCCGGGATGGTCTCGATGAGGTCCAGGCGCCTCATGCCGAAGCCCTTTTCAGGGGCCACTTCGACGTGGCCCTTCTCGCCGACGTCCTTCCCGATGATGTCCTCGTCGAGGCCGGCGACGACGTAGCCCTTGCCGACGACGATGGTCTCGGGGCCGTAGTTTGCCTTTTCATTGTATATGCCGTTCTCCTTCGCGACGTTCGCGTCCGTCGTATCGAACACGACGCCGTTAGAGAGCTTGCCGGTGTATGAGAGCTTGATGAAATCTCCTTTTTGAACGGTTGCCATATGCGTTTAAATCTCCTGTGAGTTGGTTAAATTATTGAAGCCATACTAGACTTGTTTCTATAAGAATGTTTTGAAAATTTATGCTGTGTTGAATTGCTCTTGTATTTTAAGCTTTTTAAGGGCATATTCAACACAGCAAAAATTTATGATAAGTCAGCGTGAAAATGGCGTTATAAAGCCATTGAACGCCGGAATCCAGCCGGGAATATAGCATCGACCCATATGGCGAATGAATAGATCATCCGATTACTTAAAAAAGTTAGAGGATTCTTAGCAATTTTTAAATCGTAAGATTTATATAGTCAATGTTTATATAAAATTTTATTAGCCCGTGATATGATTAATAAACATGCTTATTTGATTACTGCACACAATAATTTTTATGTTCTAAAAAAGTTACTCAGTCTTTTAGATGATGAAAGAAATGATATATATATTCATATTGATAAAAAAATAAAAAATTTTGATTTTGCCTCATTTTCCAATATATGTAAATATTCAACAGTAAAATTTGTTCCGCGAATTAATGTATATTGGGGTGATTACTCACATATAGAAAATAGATATATTCTTTTGGAACAATCTATAGATAATAATTATAAATATTATCATTTCTTATCAGGCGTCGATTTACCAATTAAAACTCAAGATTATATACATGATTTTTTTAAAACAAACGATGGTAAAGAATTTGTCGGCTTTTCTGATTATATGAATCCTGAATGGGTTGATAAAATTCATATATTAAGCAGACATCGAAAACGACAAAAGGCTATTGGATATATAGTCAATCAATTTATCACACGTCCTTCTATAAAGGCACAATATATAATTAAATATAATAGAACAAATAAATTTCAACATACCTTCAAGAAAGGGAGTGATTGGTATTC includes:
- a CDS encoding beta-1,6-N-acetylglucosaminyltransferase codes for the protein MINKHAYLITAHNNFYVLKKLLSLLDDERNDIYIHIDKKIKNFDFASFSNICKYSTVKFVPRINVYWGDYSHIENRYILLEQSIDNNYKYYHFLSGVDLPIKTQDYIHDFFKTNDGKEFVGFSDYMNPEWVDKIHILSRHRKRQKAIGYIVNQFITRPSIKAQYIIKYNRTNKFQHTFKKGSDWYSITHDFAKYIISNKETVKDLFKYAMIPSELYVQTLIWNSNFKQNLYDAHSKKNVNDPNDPWSSSLRYIDWKRGYPYVFRISDFNDLINSDKIFARKFDENIDREIIDKIYMYIKKLKGHFYMPVRR
- a CDS encoding PadR family transcriptional regulator codes for the protein MDDIFERFETEVKRGVMQVAVMCLLEKERYGYDIIKSLKDAGLGVEEGTLYPILRRLEDESILSSRWVTEGPRPRKYYTITDYGREIRGKLLESMRSIELAMGNLENDMNGVN
- a CDS encoding HAAS signaling domain-containing protein: MTDDYNKDYIDDMAKSLGGKQPGDMAEELKKQLLIKEYVDAATEGMSGQQKNDVARELRTHILDSADALAAERKVPVSEQIVKEVLAKMGPAKKIAAMYPAKKAILEHGMGKALLSLAGIAAAFLAVGAILWLVSPDTLKMTLPGSGSAQDVLQIILSVVFALAVAIVAIAGIFLCMYLYNTTLKTPYEARLKAFERSLNDKTSLINVTAKVVANIIWLAVLNIFWTKAPFIQSFGNNPVLVPLLSDKFAPFVLYFNAIAIINILVALSYLLIRQKWIPSLLETIVNLAVSLLFIWLLIVFPFNAALSMGPTTLIKFVLAVVIFGCLISTAKQLWDTIKFALYGRTENSDTV
- a CDS encoding peptidylprolyl isomerase, encoding MAITKGDIIKLSFTGKLDNGSVFDTTDADVAKQNEIYDEKRTYEPMTVVVGSNTLVQGLEEDLPGKKKGHKGTVTVPPEKGYGFRSLELIETVSTKKFDKKPEPGAWIESDGRVGVIESVSGGRVRVDYNEPLAGKTLTFDYRIEDVLEDKGEKTDAIIHGYIGPEAKYETVGDTITIDVPKEYYLSEEWAIGKVLIARFLTSFVGYRHVTYKETFDESDLAEKSE
- a CDS encoding AIR synthase-related protein, which encodes MDIEGYAKRGLRKGDTGLADRLAERIREVKDISPEGAKKLAEAVIVEARATLDVKDDVIASQPCGVTMGAFGVGSRGRGDFYAHSKIAEVIGKTNAVCDSSQMDDSGVVRAGGQYVVVTVDGMHSRLSDFPFLAGFHCTRASLRDLYVMGAKPVALFSDIHIADDGDVSKIFDYTAGITTVSDLIGVPLVTGSTLRIGGDMVIGDRMTGCVGAVGVAQELTARIQSKPGDVIMVSEGAGGGTVSTTALYFGMHEVVEKTLNVKFLEACEALFEHNLIGKIHAMTDVTNGGIRGDAYEIAGTAGVKLVFYEERLRKLVDPTVLKMLGSLKIDYLGVSLDALLIIAPPENAEIIMDAVRSKGVRIDIVGKVMEGHGAYLIENEVERDFTPKFRESAYTPIKKLVGEETPMSFEEMKKKVDQAATHAIQKKERMVARIRSRDQSLAQASAKPQKLKSDT
- a CDS encoding peptidylprolyl isomerase, whose product is MATVQKGDFIKLSYTGKLSNGVVFDTTDANVAKENGIYNEKANYGPETIVVGKGYVVAGLDEDIIGKDVGEKGHVEVAPEKGFGMRRLDLIETIPAKKFKEKVKPGMRVQVQNRTGMVESTAGGRVRINFNPALAGETLTYDYAVDELIEGTDRKIDAIMKLYAGQDIGHKTEGDKVIVEVPRELSYNQRWAIAKSVAANDILEQDDIKEVVFQETYTKPIAPKVEETPAPEEKKE
- a CDS encoding UPF0179 family protein, translated to MPGPNITITLIGSRLAKTGTAFIYRGPQPECENCKLKTVCLNLEKGKKYQVVALRSGSEHECNLHDTSVRAVEVSPCPIVVAIESRKAFNGSKLTYEELECEKTCRSYDACHPAGLVSGEKYTIAEVYDEAPGPCEKGLILKKVLLK